One Candidatus Cloacimonadota bacterium genomic window, TGCTTGACGAACCACTCTCATCAATTCCACCTGGCAAAGTTCGAATAATCTTAATGCTTGAGAATGAAACGGATATAAAAGAACAGGAATGGCTTTTATCTGCAGCTAAGAATTCAGCATTTGAATTTCTAAAAGACCTTAACGAAGATATTTATTCTAATTCAGATGGAAAACCATTCAATGATTAAAAATAAAATAGTATTAGTCCCATTTCCATTTGATAATCTAACGACTGCAAAAGTTAGACCTGCCGTGTGTTTAACAGATAAAGTTGGACCTCATAATCATGTTGTTGTAGCATTCATTACAAGTCAGGTTCCAGTTGATTTAATGGATACTGATATTGTTGTGGATTCCGATAATAAGGATTTTCAAAAAACTGGCTTAAAAGTCTCATCAACAATTCGGTTACATTGTTTAATGACAATTTCCACATCAATTATCAGAAGAGAATTGGGACAATTGTCAAAAGAACATCAAGCACAAATTGATAAACGATTGGTAAAATTATTTCAGCTACAAGATAAGATTTGATAAAGATAATATCCACAACTATCTTTAATATTATCTAAATAGAATATTTTATTATGAAAAGTAAATGATAACTTGTGTAATATTTTCCTTGTTTTAGCAACATTTTTTAATGAATATATACTGCTGTTCTTTTAATTATTTAAGTCAATTATATGAGAACTGCAAAATAGATAATTTTCAATTTTTTTATGAAATATTATAAAATAAGTTTTGATTTACCTCATCCTCTAACTCCTTCTCCTATTCATCCTTCGTAGTTCATCCTTCGCAGTCTTGCTACGGAGAATGGATACTACGGAGAACGGGCAAGGAGAAGGAGAATTCTGTCTTCCTCTCCTTTTAGGAGAGGACTGACCTGCCTGCGCGTAGCCGCTTCGGCGAAGGCAGGGGTGAGGTAAAAAAAAAGCTTATTTTGCAGAACTCATTTTAAATCAATTATATGTGATAAAGTATAAAAGTATAAATAAAGAGAGAACTTTTCTTAATAAATGGGTCAATAAACAATTAAATATAATTATCCATTGCAAACATGAATAGAATACTGTCAATAAACAAGTCAGAAGACATCATTGATGAATTTCAAAAGATAGGCGTTACCTCTCAAGGTATAAAGTCTATGTGGCAAAAAGCAAATTGTATTGCCATGAAATTAAAGAACATCAAAACAGGTGCTGCAAATATCATTAAACAAAATATGCTAAGTCTTGGTGGTGATGCTGCTGTGGCAAGAGGAGTTGTAAATGGTAAAGTCGATAGGTCTGATGTTATCATTTTGGGAAGTATTCAAAATATCAGACTTCTACAAGAAAAATTATTGCATCAAGATGTCTTTGAAATCCCAGAAATCTGTAAATCAATTAACCAATTGCTAAAAATAGAGATGGATAGTCAGGAAAAATATCTAAATGTAAGGGGTCATATATTAAGTCTAAATCGTACTCTAATTATGGGAATACTTAATGTGTCTCCTGATTCTTTCTATGATGGCGGCAAATATACTACATTGGATTCCGCAGTAAATCAGATTGAAAAAATGATAGCAGAAGGGGCTGATATAATTGATATAGGTGGACAATCCACTCGTCCTTATTCTAAAGAAATTTCTCCGGATGAGGAACTCTCAAGGGTCTTGCCAATCGTAGAAAAGGCAATTAAAAAATTTGATTTCCCTTTTTCTATTGATACTTATAAATCACAAGTTGCAAAAGCTGCTCTTGAGGTAGGAGTTCATATGGTAAATGATATTAGTGCACTCCGTTTTGATGACAAGATGGCAGGCACAGTTGCAAAATTTCCTGATGTCCCTCTTGTGCTGATGCATATTAAAGGAACCCCTAAAGATATGCAAGTTAATCCTATTTACGATGATGTTATTGAAGAGATTTTAGAATATCTGACAGAATCAATAAAAATAGCAACCAATTCTAAAATTAAAGAAAGGAATATAATCATTGACCCTGGTCTTGGTTTTGGTAAACGATTAGAAGACAATTTTAAAATCATTCGCAGAATAGAAGAATTCCGCTGCCTTGGAAAGCCAATACTACTTGGCTGCTCAAATAAAAGTTTTATTGGGAAAATACTTGAGGCTGAGATAGACCAAAGATTAGAAGGCACCTTAGCAATAAATGCTTACTCTATTCTCAATAAAGTTGATATTATAAGAGTACATGAAGTTGCTCCTCATAAAAAATTAGTCAGGATGCTAAATCATCTTAAGAAAGGGGATAGATGAGTTTTCTGGTTCCGAAAGTTTTAGATATATTTGATATTATAATAGTTGGATACATATTTTATAGAGTAATCTTACTTGTTCGTGGAACAAAAACATATCAGGTTCTCTGGGGTCTAATTCTTATTTTTATATTCTATTCAATTGCACAATTACTTAATCTTACTCTTCTTGGTTCAGTTATAAATATTATTAAAGATTTTTGGGTTATTGGCATCATAGTACTCTTTCAGCCAGAGATCCGAACAGCATTAATCAAATTTGGGCAGAAACCTTTTTTCCATTCAATTTTTCCACCTAAGGATACTCACCGATTTACAGAATTATTAAACTCAATAAGAACAATGGCATACAATAGAATTGGTGGGATATTTGTAATTGTAAATAAAGTTGGCATAGATGATTACATAGCAACAGGAGAAATTATCAATGCGGAAATATCTGAAAAATTGATTCTCACAATCTTTAATAAAAAAACAGTCCTTCATGATGGGGCAATAGTTATTAAAAGTAATCGTATTGTAGCAGCAAAAGTAATTCTGCCTTTGACAACACAGAGTAAATACATAAAAAAGTATGGAACTCGTCATCAAGCAGGAATTGGCATTTCAGAGCAGACAGATGCATTAGTAATAATAGTTTCAGAAAATACAGGTAAAATTTCTACGGTAAAAAATGGAGTCATAAACGAGAAAGTTTCTATAGACATTCTTTCTCAAACTTTGATGGATGAATTAGAG contains:
- a CDS encoding type II toxin-antitoxin system PemK/MazF family toxin translates to MIKNKIVLVPFPFDNLTTAKVRPAVCLTDKVGPHNHVVVAFITSQVPVDLMDTDIVVDSDNKDFQKTGLKVSSTIRLHCLMTISTSIIRRELGQLSKEHQAQIDKRLVKLFQLQDKI
- the folP gene encoding dihydropteroate synthase — protein: MNRILSINKSEDIIDEFQKIGVTSQGIKSMWQKANCIAMKLKNIKTGAANIIKQNMLSLGGDAAVARGVVNGKVDRSDVIILGSIQNIRLLQEKLLHQDVFEIPEICKSINQLLKIEMDSQEKYLNVRGHILSLNRTLIMGILNVSPDSFYDGGKYTTLDSAVNQIEKMIAEGADIIDIGGQSTRPYSKEISPDEELSRVLPIVEKAIKKFDFPFSIDTYKSQVAKAALEVGVHMVNDISALRFDDKMAGTVAKFPDVPLVLMHIKGTPKDMQVNPIYDDVIEEILEYLTESIKIATNSKIKERNIIIDPGLGFGKRLEDNFKIIRRIEEFRCLGKPILLGCSNKSFIGKILEAEIDQRLEGTLAINAYSILNKVDIIRVHEVAPHKKLVRMLNHLKKGDR
- the cdaA gene encoding diadenylate cyclase CdaA → MSFLVPKVLDIFDIIIVGYIFYRVILLVRGTKTYQVLWGLILIFIFYSIAQLLNLTLLGSVINIIKDFWVIGIIVLFQPEIRTALIKFGQKPFFHSIFPPKDTHRFTELLNSIRTMAYNRIGGIFVIVNKVGIDDYIATGEIINAEISEKLILTIFNKKTVLHDGAIVIKSNRIVAAKVILPLTTQSKYIKKYGTRHQAGIGISEQTDALVIIVSENTGKISTVKNGVINEKVSIDILSQTLMDELER